One Phenylobacterium hankyongense DNA segment encodes these proteins:
- a CDS encoding TadE/TadG family type IV pilus assembly protein: MFHRRPRRLIAALGRFARAERGATAVEFGLICAPLMLMLFGVLELAMVFLVSTTLETATQNAARQIRTGQFQQSGVSTPAAFRTMVCNGMSWLSSTCASDLYVQTQTFKTFGELAAAPPKPPPPPPPGPLGASQPMPLPSCWAPGQPGDIVLVHTYWRWKLFTPGLDLALDNAGGGLRMISTATAFRNEPYDQIPPLGTQCP; the protein is encoded by the coding sequence GTGTTCCATCGCCGTCCCCGCCGCCTGATCGCCGCCCTCGGCCGGTTCGCCCGCGCCGAGCGCGGCGCGACCGCCGTGGAGTTCGGGCTGATCTGCGCGCCCCTCATGCTGATGCTGTTCGGCGTGCTGGAGCTGGCGATGGTCTTCCTGGTCTCCACCACCCTGGAGACCGCCACCCAGAACGCCGCGCGCCAGATCCGCACCGGCCAGTTCCAGCAGAGCGGCGTGTCCACCCCGGCCGCCTTCCGCACCATGGTGTGCAACGGCATGAGCTGGCTCAGCTCCACCTGCGCCAGCGACCTCTATGTGCAGACCCAGACCTTCAAGACCTTCGGCGAGCTGGCCGCGGCCCCGCCCAAGCCCCCGCCACCCCCGCCGCCCGGGCCCCTGGGCGCCAGCCAGCCGATGCCGCTCCCCAGCTGCTGGGCGCCCGGCCAGCCGGGCGACATCGTGCTGGTGCACACCTACTGGCGCTGGAAGCTGTTCACGCCCGGCCTGGACCTGGCCCTCGACAACGCCGGCGGCGGCCTGCGGATGATCTCCACCGCCACGGCATTCCGCAACGAGCCCTACGACCAGATCCCGCCGCTGGGGACCCAATGCCCCTGA
- a CDS encoding Flp family type IVb pilin codes for MSKFVTRFLKDESGATAIEYGLIAALVAVVLVTALTLMGQSLQATFTKVKTSLDTANAAA; via the coding sequence ATGTCGAAGTTCGTGACCCGCTTCCTGAAGGATGAATCCGGCGCCACCGCCATCGAGTATGGCCTGATCGCCGCGCTCGTCGCCGTCGTGCTCGTGACTGCCCTCACCCTGATGGGTCAGAGCCTGCAGGCCACCTTCACCAAGGTGAAGACGTCGCTGGATACCGCGAACGCCGCCGCCTAA
- a CDS encoding A24 family peptidase, producing the protein MHLLQSALVLVFPALVVFAGLRDAVSYVIPNWISLALVAAFAVAALALGAPLGVIGLNFGVGLAALVAGIGMFALGWIGGGDAKLFAAAALWLGWPASFTYLIVVCLAGGALAVGLLCLRSPLLRHFVLAGPAWFARLAEPGENVPYGLAIAVGALAAFPASPLAAGLALPL; encoded by the coding sequence ATCCACCTGCTGCAGAGCGCGCTGGTGCTCGTCTTCCCCGCCCTGGTGGTGTTCGCCGGGCTGCGGGACGCGGTGAGCTACGTCATTCCCAACTGGATCTCGCTGGCCCTGGTCGCGGCCTTCGCGGTCGCGGCCCTGGCGCTCGGCGCGCCGCTGGGTGTCATCGGACTGAACTTCGGGGTCGGGCTCGCGGCCCTGGTCGCCGGCATCGGCATGTTCGCCCTCGGCTGGATCGGCGGCGGCGACGCCAAGCTGTTCGCAGCCGCCGCCCTGTGGCTGGGCTGGCCGGCCTCGTTCACCTATCTGATCGTGGTGTGCCTGGCGGGCGGCGCCCTGGCCGTGGGCCTCCTTTGCCTGCGCTCGCCCCTGCTGCGGCACTTTGTGCTGGCCGGCCCCGCCTGGTTCGCGCGCCTGGCCGAGCCGGGCGAGAACGTCCCCTACGGCCTCGCCATCGCCGTCGGCGCCCTGGCGGCCTTCCCCGCCTCGCCGCTGGCCGCCGGCCTCGCCTTGCCGCTCTGA
- a CDS encoding leucyl aminopeptidase family protein, with translation MSEVILEASQGAAIPIFALREGDVAAALEGQPVLTALAQRLEFKGKAGQALVAPDAEGGVDRVLFGLGGSEDPMAFRGLPAKLSAGTYRIAQAPPGMAADQIALAFALGSYKFDRYKPHAGERPKLLAEGIDVAEVRHVAHACALARDMINTPPNDLGPHQIETIAREIAEQYGARITVIEGEGLLEANYPAVHAVGRAASPERAPRMIEIAWGEAGRPLVALVGKGVVFDTGGLDIKPSSGMRLMKKDMGGAAHALALGRMIMAADLPVRLAVLVPAVENAISGDAMRPGDVIGSRKGLSIEIGNTDAEGRLILADALTRAAELEPALTIDLATLTGAARVALGPQLPPYYTDDEALAAAIARHAQAASDPLWRMPLWKPYADALDSDVAEIKNDPDGWAQAGSVTAALFLQRFAPPGAWVHFDIFAWNPRGRPGHPVGGEAQAIRGLYAMIRERFA, from the coding sequence ATGTCCGAAGTGATCCTCGAGGCGTCGCAGGGCGCCGCCATTCCCATCTTCGCCCTGCGTGAAGGCGACGTGGCCGCCGCGCTCGAGGGACAGCCGGTGCTGACCGCGCTCGCCCAGCGGCTGGAGTTCAAGGGCAAGGCCGGCCAGGCGCTGGTCGCGCCGGACGCCGAGGGCGGCGTCGACCGGGTGCTGTTCGGACTGGGCGGGAGCGAGGACCCGATGGCCTTCCGCGGCCTGCCCGCCAAGCTCTCGGCGGGAACCTACCGCATCGCCCAGGCGCCCCCGGGCATGGCCGCCGACCAGATCGCGCTGGCCTTCGCGCTCGGCAGCTACAAGTTCGACCGCTACAAGCCCCACGCCGGCGAACGGCCGAAGCTGCTCGCCGAAGGGATCGACGTCGCCGAGGTCCGCCACGTGGCGCACGCCTGCGCCCTGGCGCGGGACATGATCAACACCCCGCCCAACGACCTCGGGCCGCACCAGATCGAGACCATCGCCCGCGAGATCGCCGAGCAGTACGGCGCGCGGATCACCGTCATCGAGGGCGAGGGCCTGCTGGAGGCCAACTATCCCGCAGTCCATGCGGTGGGCCGCGCGGCCAGCCCCGAGCGGGCGCCGCGGATGATCGAGATCGCCTGGGGCGAGGCGGGGCGGCCGCTGGTCGCCCTGGTCGGCAAGGGCGTGGTGTTCGACACCGGCGGCCTGGACATCAAGCCCTCGTCCGGCATGCGGCTGATGAAGAAGGACATGGGCGGGGCCGCGCATGCGCTGGCGCTGGGCCGGATGATCATGGCCGCCGACCTGCCGGTGCGGCTGGCGGTGCTGGTCCCGGCGGTGGAGAACGCCATCTCCGGCGACGCCATGCGGCCCGGCGACGTGATCGGTTCGCGCAAGGGGTTGTCCATAGAGATCGGCAACACCGACGCCGAGGGCCGGCTGATCCTGGCCGACGCGCTCACCCGCGCCGCCGAGCTGGAGCCGGCGCTGACCATCGACCTGGCGACCCTGACGGGCGCCGCCCGCGTGGCGCTGGGGCCGCAGCTGCCGCCCTACTACACCGACGACGAGGCGCTGGCGGCCGCCATCGCCCGCCACGCGCAGGCGGCCTCGGATCCGCTCTGGCGGATGCCGCTGTGGAAGCCCTACGCCGACGCCCTCGATTCCGACGTGGCCGAGATCAAGAACGACCCCGACGGCTGGGCGCAGGCCGGCTCGGTGACCGCGGCGCTGTTCCTGCAACGCTTCGCGCCGCCCGGAGCGTGGGTCCATTTCGACATCTTCGCGTGGAACCCGCGCGGCCGGCCGGGCCATCCGGTGGGCGGCGAGGCGCAGGCGATCCGCGGCCTCTACGCCATGATCCGCGAGCGGTTCGCATGA
- a CDS encoding C40 family peptidase yields the protein MSFDPRVTPIRDGIASRRLEGVIAAEVYLDPRPMSCVAPAAGIRRHPDAESEQMDQLLFGEVFEVIEEEGAYLWGQARRDGYVGFVEAAALAPLRPAPTHRVSAIRTYAFAEPSIKSRAIGPYSINALVSVEAEEGRLAKVAGSGWVTAAHLAPIGAVEADHAAVAERFLGAPYLWGGRESLGLDCSGLVQQALFACGRACPRDTDQQAAMGAPIERGAFARGDLVFWKGHVAIGLDAARIIHANGHHMAVAIEPLDAAISRIAAAGVGQPTGYRRV from the coding sequence ATGAGCTTCGACCCCCGGGTGACGCCGATCCGCGACGGGATCGCCTCCCGCCGCCTGGAGGGGGTGATCGCCGCCGAGGTCTACCTCGACCCTCGGCCGATGAGCTGCGTCGCGCCGGCCGCCGGCATCCGCCGTCACCCGGACGCGGAGTCGGAACAGATGGACCAGCTGCTGTTCGGCGAGGTCTTCGAGGTGATCGAGGAGGAGGGCGCCTACCTGTGGGGCCAGGCCCGCCGCGACGGCTATGTGGGTTTCGTCGAGGCGGCGGCCCTCGCGCCCCTGCGCCCCGCGCCCACTCACCGGGTGTCGGCGATCCGCACCTACGCCTTCGCCGAACCCTCGATCAAGTCGCGGGCGATCGGCCCCTATTCGATCAACGCCCTGGTGAGCGTGGAGGCTGAGGAGGGGCGGCTGGCGAAGGTCGCGGGCTCCGGCTGGGTGACCGCCGCGCATCTGGCGCCGATCGGGGCCGTCGAGGCCGATCACGCTGCGGTGGCGGAACGGTTCCTCGGCGCGCCCTATCTGTGGGGCGGGCGCGAGAGCCTGGGCCTGGACTGCTCCGGCCTCGTGCAGCAGGCGCTGTTCGCCTGCGGCCGGGCCTGTCCGCGCGACACCGACCAGCAGGCGGCGATGGGCGCGCCCATCGAGCGCGGGGCGTTCGCCCGCGGCGACCTGGTGTTCTGGAAGGGGCACGTGGCGATCGGCCTGGACGCCGCGCGGATCATCCACGCCAACGGCCATCACATGGCCGTGGCCATCGAGCCGCTGGACGCGGCGATCAGCCGAATCGCGGCGGCCGGGGTCGGCCAGCCGACAGGCTACCGGCGGGTCTGA
- a CDS encoding c-type cytochrome gives MSDLTFNKVAGAVLATGLAIVGLRELSSGVFTQEPVAKPGYAVEVAADTGGGAAAPEVPPDWGTVLPTADVKAGEAVFQKCKSCHNADNGGANGTGPNLWGVVGRKPGSHPGFAYSPGMEAFGAKQPIWDYEHIYEFVKSPQAYINGTKMTFVGLKKPEDRINVIAYLHSQGSSLPIPTPNPAAAAAAAPAAAAPGAAPAAQPVATGSTATPAAGAGGPAGQGPGAPTQQAAKPGNPN, from the coding sequence ATGAGCGACCTTACCTTCAACAAGGTCGCCGGCGCAGTGCTGGCGACGGGTCTGGCCATCGTGGGCCTCCGTGAACTCTCCTCCGGCGTGTTCACCCAGGAGCCGGTCGCCAAGCCGGGCTACGCGGTGGAAGTCGCCGCCGACACCGGCGGCGGAGCCGCCGCGCCCGAAGTGCCGCCCGACTGGGGCACGGTCCTGCCGACGGCGGACGTGAAGGCCGGCGAAGCCGTCTTCCAGAAGTGCAAGTCCTGCCACAACGCCGACAACGGCGGCGCGAACGGCACCGGCCCGAACCTGTGGGGCGTGGTCGGCCGCAAGCCGGGCAGCCACCCGGGCTTCGCCTATTCCCCGGGCATGGAGGCGTTCGGCGCCAAGCAGCCGATCTGGGACTACGAGCACATCTATGAGTTCGTGAAGTCGCCCCAGGCCTACATCAACGGCACCAAGATGACCTTCGTCGGGCTGAAGAAGCCGGAAGACCGCATCAACGTCATCGCCTACCTGCACAGCCAAGGTTCGAGCCTGCCGATCCCGACGCCGAACCCTGCCGCGGCAGCCGCCGCGGCTCCGGCCGCAGCCGCTCCGGGCGCCGCGCCCGCCGCCCAGCCGGTCGCCACCGGCTCCACCGCCACCCCGGCCGCCGGCGCGGGCGGTCCTGCAGGCCAGGGCCCGGGCGCTCCGACCCAGCAGGCGGCGAAGCCCGGCAATCCGAACTAG
- a CDS encoding 3-deoxy-manno-octulosonate cytidylyltransferase produces the protein MNPIVLIPARMAATRLPGKPLADIAGIPMIVRVLRQALSADVGPVAVAAGDREIVDAVAAAGGRAVLTDPDLPSGSDRILAALAELDPAGAYDAVINLQGDMPFVAPSVLAACAGLLADQPACDIATVVAPEGSRDDRTNPDVVKAVLSMQADGRTGRALYFTRSTLYGDQPVWRHVGIYGYRRAALERFNAEPPSPLERREKLEQLRALELGLSIWAAVADEAPISVDSPSDLERARAYAQTSNERTAS, from the coding sequence ATGAACCCCATAGTCCTGATCCCCGCGCGCATGGCCGCGACCCGCCTGCCGGGGAAGCCCCTGGCCGACATCGCCGGCATACCAATGATCGTCCGCGTGCTGCGCCAGGCGCTGTCCGCGGACGTCGGTCCGGTGGCCGTGGCGGCCGGCGATCGCGAGATCGTCGACGCTGTCGCGGCGGCCGGCGGCCGCGCGGTGCTGACCGATCCGGACCTGCCCTCCGGCTCCGACCGCATCCTCGCGGCGCTGGCCGAACTGGACCCCGCGGGCGCCTATGACGCGGTGATCAACCTGCAGGGCGACATGCCGTTCGTGGCGCCGTCGGTGCTGGCGGCGTGCGCCGGCCTGCTCGCCGACCAGCCGGCCTGCGACATCGCCACCGTGGTCGCGCCGGAAGGCTCGCGCGACGACCGCACCAATCCCGACGTGGTCAAGGCGGTGCTGTCGATGCAGGCGGACGGCCGCACCGGCCGGGCGCTCTACTTCACCCGCTCGACGCTCTATGGCGACCAGCCGGTCTGGCGGCACGTGGGCATCTACGGCTACCGGCGCGCGGCGCTGGAGCGGTTCAACGCCGAGCCGCCCTCGCCGCTCGAGCGGCGGGAGAAGCTCGAGCAACTGCGGGCGCTGGAGCTGGGCCTCTCGATCTGGGCGGCCGTCGCCGACGAGGCGCCGATCTCGGTGGATAGCCCCTCGGACCTGGAACGCGCCCGGGCCTACGCACAGACTTCGAACGAACGGACAGCTTCATGA
- a CDS encoding prephenate dehydratase, which translates to MTTGRIAFQGELGANSHEACMAAFPDMEPVPHATFEEAFEAVKSGDCQLGMIPVENSIAGRVADVHHLLPNSGLKIIGERFKPIHFQLMANPGVKLEDVKTAVSMPFALGQCRKTMRRLKLKGEGVGDTAGAAKLLSEHPDPTKAAVSPALAAEIYGLEILLRDIEDEHTNTTRFLVMTADRNPDPPPFTSPCVTSFVFRVRNLPAALYKALGGFATNGVNMTKLESYMENGAWSATFFYSEVDGRPEDRGLALAFEELRFFSERFEILGVYPADPFRTRG; encoded by the coding sequence ATGACCACGGGACGTATCGCCTTCCAGGGCGAACTGGGCGCCAACAGCCACGAGGCCTGCATGGCGGCCTTCCCCGACATGGAGCCGGTTCCGCACGCCACCTTCGAGGAGGCGTTCGAGGCGGTGAAGTCCGGCGACTGCCAGCTGGGCATGATCCCGGTGGAGAACTCCATCGCCGGCCGGGTGGCGGACGTGCACCACCTGTTGCCCAACTCGGGGCTGAAGATCATCGGCGAGCGGTTCAAGCCGATCCACTTCCAGCTGATGGCCAATCCGGGCGTGAAGCTGGAGGACGTGAAGACCGCGGTGAGCATGCCGTTCGCGCTCGGCCAGTGCCGCAAGACCATGCGGCGGCTGAAGCTGAAGGGCGAGGGCGTCGGCGACACCGCCGGCGCCGCCAAGCTGCTGTCCGAACACCCCGATCCCACCAAGGCGGCGGTTTCCCCGGCGCTGGCGGCGGAGATCTACGGGCTCGAGATCCTGCTGCGGGACATCGAGGACGAGCACACCAACACCACCCGCTTCCTGGTGATGACTGCGGACCGCAATCCGGACCCGCCGCCGTTCACCAGTCCCTGCGTCACCAGCTTCGTGTTCCGGGTCCGCAACCTGCCGGCGGCGCTCTACAAGGCGCTGGGCGGCTTCGCCACCAACGGCGTCAACATGACCAAGCTGGAAAGCTACATGGAGAACGGCGCCTGGTCGGCCACCTTCTTCTATTCCGAGGTCGACGGCCGGCCGGAGGACCGCGGCCTGGCCCTGGCGTTCGAGGAGCTGCGGTTCTTCTCCGAACGGTTCGAGATCCTCGGCGTCTATCCCGCCGATCCGTTCCGCACGCGGGGGTGA
- the nudC gene encoding NAD(+) diphosphatase, translated as MALDVFLNTFAGNPLDRASDRRGDDEWLAKQLASSDSLGLAMWNGRPLVEPSKDGDLQIAYLPAKLVSELSGGAERLLFMGLWKGTAIFAVDLEDTSDPAESALEGLGKFEDLRAVALRVPAPEAAILATAKSMFEWRRRHKHCAVCGQPSRAVDGGWKRKCASCEAEHFPRTDPVVIMLPYHGDRCMLGRQEVWPKGMFSALAGFLEPGESIEEACARELNEEAGLHAVRVRYHSTQPWPYPSSLMIGLIAEVEDEEGAPDQTELSEVRWFTRDEARDLLAGKLDGVAAPNRLAIAHQLIKAWVEEG; from the coding sequence ATGGCACTCGACGTCTTCCTGAACACCTTCGCCGGCAATCCCCTCGACCGGGCGAGCGACCGGCGCGGCGATGACGAATGGCTGGCCAAACAGCTCGCCTCGTCCGACTCGCTCGGCCTGGCCATGTGGAACGGCCGGCCCCTGGTCGAACCGTCCAAGGACGGCGACCTGCAGATCGCCTATCTGCCCGCCAAGCTGGTCAGCGAGCTGTCCGGCGGCGCCGAGCGGCTGCTGTTCATGGGCCTGTGGAAGGGCACCGCCATCTTCGCGGTCGACCTGGAGGATACCTCCGATCCCGCCGAAAGCGCCCTGGAGGGGCTGGGCAAGTTCGAGGACTTGCGGGCGGTCGCGCTCAGGGTGCCAGCCCCCGAGGCGGCGATCCTGGCCACCGCCAAGTCGATGTTCGAATGGCGCCGCCGGCACAAGCACTGCGCGGTCTGCGGCCAGCCCTCGCGGGCGGTCGACGGCGGCTGGAAGCGCAAGTGCGCCTCCTGCGAGGCCGAGCACTTCCCGCGCACCGACCCGGTGGTGATCATGCTGCCCTACCACGGCGACCGCTGCATGCTGGGCCGCCAGGAGGTCTGGCCGAAGGGCATGTTCTCGGCGCTCGCCGGCTTCCTGGAGCCGGGCGAGTCGATCGAGGAGGCCTGCGCCCGCGAGCTGAACGAGGAAGCCGGCCTGCACGCGGTGCGGGTCCGCTACCACTCGACCCAGCCCTGGCCCTATCCGTCCTCGCTGATGATCGGCCTGATCGCCGAGGTGGAGGACGAGGAGGGCGCGCCCGACCAGACTGAGCTCTCGGAAGTGCGCTGGTTCACCCGCGACGAGGCCCGCGACCTTCTTGCCGGCAAGCTGGACGGCGTCGCCGCCCCCAACCGCCTCGCCATCGCCCACCAGCTGATCAAGGCCTGGGTCGAGGAAGGGTAA
- a CDS encoding DNA polymerase III subunit gamma/tau: MADEDLTLEDQPPERDPNTGDMFGDAPKPTVSEESAAYTVIARKYRPRTFDDLYGQEAMVRTLRNAFASGRIAHAFMLTGVRGVGKTTTARLLARALNYETDAIHEPTLDLREEGRHCQAIIDGRHMDVLELDAASRTGVADMRELLDGVRYAPVEARYKVYIIDEVHMLSTGAFNALLKTLEEPPPHAKFIFATTEIRKVPVTILSRTQRFDLRRVEPEVIIKNLEMIAENEGARVEAEGLMLIARAAEGSVRDAQSMLDQAIVQADPGMTVTAATIRDMLGLADRAQTIGLFEQVMRGEAGPAIETFRTLYSYGANPDQILLDLLDHCHGASVAKAIGPQALTLPKEQAGRLAAVGAAVSAGTLSRLWQLLLKAYEEVRRAPDAAAAADMAIIRMAYAADLPGPEEALKRIQAGEPLGAGPSGGGGSSGGGGSSSGGGGGGGATAVARMTAPQPQPQGQEPVASLKTFEDVLALIDRKRDIALKLDVERYVRPISFRPGAIEYEPAPGAPNNLAQRLVGRLKEWTGERWLIAAQGGGGAESLWERQKREERETRAQIEQDPFIRSVMEAFPGAEIVGIRNLPQPEAAAAPPPDEDGDNDED, from the coding sequence ATGGCCGACGAAGACCTCACGCTCGAAGACCAGCCGCCAGAGCGTGATCCGAACACGGGCGACATGTTCGGCGACGCGCCCAAGCCGACGGTGTCGGAGGAATCGGCCGCGTACACCGTCATCGCGCGCAAGTACCGGCCGCGCACCTTCGACGACCTCTATGGCCAGGAAGCCATGGTGCGGACGCTGCGCAACGCCTTCGCCAGCGGCCGGATCGCCCACGCCTTCATGCTCACCGGGGTCCGCGGGGTCGGCAAGACCACCACCGCGCGCCTGCTCGCCCGGGCCCTGAACTACGAGACCGACGCCATCCACGAGCCGACCCTCGACCTGCGCGAGGAGGGCCGCCACTGCCAGGCGATCATCGACGGCCGGCACATGGACGTCCTGGAACTCGACGCCGCCAGCCGCACCGGCGTGGCCGACATGCGCGAGCTGCTGGACGGGGTGCGCTATGCGCCCGTCGAGGCGCGCTACAAGGTCTACATCATCGACGAAGTGCACATGCTCTCGACCGGGGCGTTCAACGCGCTCCTGAAGACCCTCGAAGAGCCGCCGCCGCACGCCAAGTTCATCTTCGCCACCACCGAGATCCGCAAGGTGCCGGTGACCATCCTGTCCCGCACCCAGCGCTTCGACCTGCGCCGGGTCGAGCCGGAGGTGATCATCAAGAACCTGGAGATGATCGCCGAGAACGAGGGCGCCCGCGTCGAGGCCGAGGGGCTGATGCTGATCGCCCGCGCCGCCGAGGGCTCGGTGCGCGACGCCCAGTCGATGCTCGACCAGGCCATCGTCCAGGCCGATCCCGGCATGACGGTCACCGCCGCCACCATCCGCGACATGCTCGGCCTGGCCGACCGCGCCCAGACCATCGGCCTGTTCGAACAGGTGATGCGCGGCGAGGCGGGCCCGGCGATCGAGACCTTCCGCACCCTCTACAGCTACGGCGCCAATCCCGACCAGATCCTGCTGGACCTGCTGGACCACTGTCACGGCGCCTCGGTCGCCAAGGCGATCGGCCCGCAGGCCCTGACCCTGCCCAAGGAGCAGGCCGGCCGGCTGGCGGCGGTGGGGGCGGCGGTGTCCGCCGGCACGCTCTCCCGCCTGTGGCAGCTGCTGCTGAAGGCCTACGAGGAGGTGCGCCGCGCCCCCGACGCCGCCGCGGCCGCCGACATGGCGATCATCCGCATGGCCTACGCCGCCGACCTGCCGGGGCCGGAGGAGGCGCTGAAGCGCATCCAGGCCGGCGAGCCCCTGGGCGCCGGTCCTTCCGGCGGCGGCGGCTCCTCGGGCGGCGGCGGAAGCAGCAGCGGCGGGGGAGGTGGCGGCGGCGCGACGGCGGTGGCCCGGATGACCGCGCCGCAGCCGCAGCCGCAGGGCCAGGAGCCGGTGGCCTCCCTGAAGACCTTCGAGGACGTGCTGGCGCTGATCGACCGCAAGCGCGACATCGCCCTGAAACTCGACGTGGAGCGCTACGTCCGTCCGATCAGCTTCCGCCCCGGCGCCATCGAGTACGAGCCGGCGCCCGGCGCGCCGAACAATCTGGCCCAGCGGCTGGTTGGGCGGCTGAAGGAGTGGACCGGCGAACGCTGGCTGATCGCCGCCCAGGGCGGCGGCGGGGCCGAAAGCCTCTGGGAGCGGCAGAAGCGCGAGGAACGCGAGACCCGCGCCCAGATCGAGCAGGACCCGTTCATCCGCTCGGTGATGGAGGCCTTCCCCGGGGCCGAGATCGTCGGCATCCGCAACCTGCCGCAGCCGGAGGCGGCCGCGGCCCCGCCGCCGGACGAGGACGGCGACAACGATGAGGATTGA
- a CDS encoding YbaB/EbfC family nucleoid-associated protein: MKDLNSLMKQAQAMQQKLADAQAKLAELSVEGTSGGGMVKVTLKGSGELARVDLDESLMEPGEGEVVADLVVAAHADAKRKLDQHQAEMMREAAGPLAGMGLPGMPKF; the protein is encoded by the coding sequence GTGAAAGACCTGAACTCCCTGATGAAGCAGGCGCAGGCCATGCAGCAGAAGCTGGCCGACGCCCAGGCGAAGCTCGCCGAGCTGTCCGTCGAGGGCACGTCCGGCGGCGGCATGGTGAAGGTGACGCTGAAGGGCTCGGGCGAACTGGCCCGCGTCGACCTGGACGAGAGCCTGATGGAGCCCGGCGAGGGCGAGGTGGTGGCCGACCTGGTGGTCGCCGCCCACGCCGACGCCAAGCGCAAGCTCGACCAGCACCAGGCCGAGATGATGCGCGAGGCGGCCGGGCCGCTGGCCGGCATGGGCCTGCCCGGCATGCCGAAGTTCTAG
- the recR gene encoding recombination mediator RecR: protein MAASAGPEIERLISLLAKLPGLGPRSARRAALALLKRRDQLLGPLADALAEAAARVKTCSVCGSLDTQDPCAICADGHRDAALICVVEEVGALWAMERASAFRGRYHVLGGLLSALDGVGPDALRIGPLVARASEGGVREVILALPATVDGQTTAHYLADRLAQADVSVTMLARGVPVGGELDWLDDGTIAQAMRARRPA, encoded by the coding sequence TTGGCGGCGTCCGCGGGACCCGAGATCGAGCGGCTGATCAGCCTGCTCGCCAAGCTCCCGGGGCTCGGTCCCCGCTCGGCGCGGCGGGCGGCGCTGGCGCTACTGAAGCGGCGCGACCAGCTGCTGGGCCCGCTGGCCGACGCCCTGGCCGAGGCCGCGGCGCGGGTGAAGACCTGCTCGGTCTGCGGCTCCCTCGACACCCAGGATCCCTGCGCCATCTGCGCCGACGGCCACCGCGACGCCGCGCTGATCTGCGTCGTGGAGGAGGTGGGCGCGCTGTGGGCCATGGAGCGGGCCAGCGCCTTCCGCGGCCGCTACCACGTGCTCGGCGGCCTGCTGTCGGCGCTCGACGGCGTCGGGCCGGACGCCCTGCGCATTGGGCCGCTGGTGGCGCGGGCCTCCGAAGGCGGCGTGCGGGAGGTGATCCTGGCGCTGCCGGCCACCGTCGACGGCCAGACCACCGCCCACTACCTCGCCGACCGGCTGGCGCAGGCCGACGTCTCGGTGACCATGCTGGCCCGCGGCGTGCCGGTGGGCGGCGAGCTCGACTGGCTCGACGACGGCACCATCGCCCAGGCCATGCGGGCGCGGCGGCCGGCGTAA